One stretch of Bombina bombina isolate aBomBom1 chromosome 7, aBomBom1.pri, whole genome shotgun sequence DNA includes these proteins:
- the ANKRD54 gene encoding ankyrin repeat domain-containing protein 54: MELEEQGKPPVSPGPSAGELCVAAVPELLRALWEEPERPRKSPGGRVKTHRLHRHRAGPLGRESYALRKLREAANGNDIDTVQQLLDEGADPCAADDKGRTALHFASCNGNDRIVSLLLDHGADPNQRDGLGNTPLHLAACTSHVPVITTLLRGGARVDALDRAGRTPLHLAKSKLNILQDGKSQSLESLRLEVKQIIQMLREYLEKLGEQEKTEQLDHLCSRLQRTSTKEQVDEVTELLASFTSLSLQMQNMENR; encoded by the exons ATGGAGCTGGAGGAGCAGGGCAAGCCGCCTGTGTCCCCGGGCCCTTCGGCTGGAGAGTTGTGCGTGGCCGCTGTGCCTGAGCTTTTGAGGGCTTTATGGGAGGAACCTGAGAGACCGCGGAAGAGTCCGGGAGGCCGAGTAAAGACTCACCGGCTTCACCGTCACCGAGCTGGGCCGCTGGGAAGGGAAAGCTACG CTCTGAGAAAGCTAAGGGAAGCGGCTAATGGAAATGACATAGACACAG tACAACAACTCCTGGATGAGGGGGCCGATCCTTGTGCCGCAGATGACAAGGGACGCACTGCGCTTCACTTTGCATCCTGTAATGGAAATGACCGCATCG tAAGCTTGCTCCTTGATCATGGTGCTGATCCAAATCAGAGAGACGGGCTGGGAAACACACCGTTACACTTAG CGGCCTGCACCAGTCATGTTCCGGTTATCACAACTCTATTGAGAGGAG gTGCCAGGGTGGATGCCCTCGACCGTGCAGGGCGAACCCCACTGCATCTGGCTAAATCAAAGCTAAATATCTTACAGGATGGCAAATCACAGTCCCTGGAATCATTAAGGCTAGAGGTGAAACAG atcATTCAGATGTTGCGGGAGTACCTAGAGAAGCTGGGAGAGCAGGAGAAAACAGAACAGCTCGACCATCTCTGCTCCAGGCTACAGCGCACCAGCACCAAGGAGCAG GTGGATGAGGTGACAGAACTCCTGGCCAGCTTCACATCTCTCAGCCTCCAGATGCAGAATATGGAGAACAGGTAG